From Aedes albopictus strain Foshan chromosome 1, AalbF5, whole genome shotgun sequence, one genomic window encodes:
- the LOC109421992 gene encoding uncharacterized protein LOC109421992: MRSIRKSIAESDDDATRSSLGGGSSAATAQRHIDLSLLRKPILTAVTGFVEAFKAYEAGTEEIRKLLSSECDVLYECRVCRNIFRSLTNFISHKRVYCRKLFNAAQHFHFQNDGFLDQDIATILQAEQDSQNKAKKAHADILNKDLSSIIERLRRKQHKAGAELSMTDYYDKVNHKLTQDDLSRRQHLLQLDRVPATEAAVFQTVRIGVVDCMRTQVGELENLNNNNNDTVLGPDGKVLAPRSRPQSTLPVIRGPSEQYFKPIELEREGKAEDRGGGEEASEGHSCLECNLRFDTEKTLKLHTDMKHTPSTYVYTCPSCPKTFMQPGAVIRHLCNDHKKSMRRIKMMRDSILKRRVRADEVVVKGPSREVSRLLQAASSMSATNSSSQDGATGSSSYGMPDDHDEAAATRAWMENLEHFDQGPMCSYCGKTFERKAVLSTHMQTCVHKLRQTENGSVPPPPASSSSSSSGSSSRRSRTKDESSLPAVVTKIKLEPVEPTASDDSNSYDVPLSTLQARISQETKVVESVVTIKPEELALHEDVETSNRRKRKKPMIMLRNATDDISWETEEIVAAEETSAVEVSVKPSVPIKRDVLEGSEVAKKAPRNRKKKTDESEVNEAHEKDLIRRLDQGEEIECRCLKKYNDPEKYKRHLKVYHSRQRRFWCAICEFKGYRKVDTINHLMQEHKYEGDVEDLSSLINFQPVEKPKKAVPPSPANNEPINSIIEAVSRICDTSTTDISFMEVSTEQITMDSTTSSSVNVTLNTTTEVPTPEPSSPKKRPKRPTRALRESICITPEEDSSKKPTKPPVVPLEDSGSPTSRRPIRNRVKPVNKDFVYDLTHLLYKEEDFDKFPLVDLMQDKATHPSKPLQQPDSSRVPPVATVSPSKRESLRSHVPKPIPSHLYRGAALKMATRQVELGRAAFHRPPELPQERSFIPSQMSPPRRITSIHDWPVVKKDRKIGSITKMPESDIQIKRRYAKRVSSIVDTLQPELNRERRKIIPRRNSVIPMRPRQSVSIEILNKLSASRTAAGLEVVQHTDIPPVVKCPNEAELRRVIEANLKDHRATMSLANPNGTTVEDLNGSSTTTASEEEVISPRKRITLMQRLQENRTKRMQEQNGITPTKEKPSTPTSSPSSPQPGTSSNAAMPGRAPSSRSLNVADMLHAKLKRFSSHSSH; this comes from the exons ATGCGTTCCATCCGCAAGTCGATCGCCGAGTCCGACGACGATGCCACGCGGTCCTCGTTGGGTGGTGGATCCAGTGCGGCCACCGCCCAACGCCACATCGACTTGAGTTTGCTGCGGAAACCGATCCTGACCGCCGTCACCGGATTCGTGGAGGCCTTCAAAGCGTACGAAGCTGGTACGGAGGAAATCCGCAAACTCCTATCGAGCGAGTGCGACGTCCTGTACGAGTGCCGAGTCTGTCGGAACATTTTCCGCAGCTTGACCAATTTCATATCGCACAAGCGCGTCTACTGTCGGAAGCTGTTCAACGCGGCGCAGCACTTCCACTTCCAGAACGATGGCTTCCTCGATCAGGACATTGCCACGATCCTGCAAGCCGAACAAGACAGTCAGAACAAGGCGAAGAAGGCTCACGCCGACATCCTGAACAAAGACCTGTCCAGTATCATCGAACGACTGAGGCGGAAACAGCACAAAGCAGGCGCCGAACTGAGCATGACTGATTACTACGATAAGGTTAACCATAAGCTAACGCAGGATGATCTCAGCAGGCGGCAACATTTGCTGCAGCTGGATCGCGTTCCCGCCACCGAGGCAGCTGTGTTTCAAACCGTGCGGATCGGGGTGGTCGATTGCATGCGGACCCAGGTCGGGGAACTGGAGAAtctgaacaacaataacaacgaTACGGTGCTGGGGCCGGACGGGAAGGTGCTCGCGCCGCGGTCTCGACCGCAATCGACGCTTCCGGTTATACGGGGACCATCGGAGCAGTACTTCAAGCCGATTGAGTTGGAACGTGAGGGGAAGGCGGAGGATAGAGGCGGCGGTGAGGAGGCATCCGAAGGTCACAGTTGCCTGGAAT GTAATCTTCGATTCGATACGGAGAAGACGCTGAAGTTGCACACCGACATGAAGCACACGCCGTCGACCTACGTGTACACTTGCCCATCGTGCCCCAAGACGTTTATGCAGCCGGGAGCGGTAATACGGCATCTGTGCAACGATCACAA AAAATCCATGCGCCGCATCAAAATGATGCGTGACTCCATCCTGAAACGGCGCGTCCGAGCGGACGAGGTGGTCGTCAAGGGTCCATCGCGTGAAGTGTCCCGTCTACTGCAGGCAGCTTCCAGCATGTCGGCCACCAACTCGTCCTCCCAGGACGGAGCCACCGGTTCCTCTTCCTACGGTATGCCGGACGATCACGACGAAGCCGCTGCCACCCGGGCCTGGATGGAGAACCTGGAACACTTCGATCAGGGCCCCATGTGCTCGTACTGTGGCAAAACGTTCGAACGGAAGGCCGTCCTCAGCACGCACATGCAAACGTGTGTGCACAAGCTACGGCAGACCGAGAACGGCTCGGTACCACCACCGCCGGCGTCCTCGTCCAGTTCgtccagcggcagcagcagcaggaggAGTAGAACCAAGGACGAGTCGTCGCTACCGGCGGTGGTAACGAAAATCAAACTGGAACCCGTCGAACCGACAGCCAGCGACGACTCGAACTCCTACGATGTGCCATTGTCGACGCTGCAGGCGCGGATCAGTCAGGAAACGAAGGTGGTTGAAAGCGTCGTAACGATCAAACCGGAGGAACTGGCGCTGCATGAAGACGTGGAGACGAGTAACAGGCGGAAGCGCAAGAAGCCTATGATTATGCTGCGAAACGCAACCGATGATATTAGTTGGGAAACGGAAGAAATAGTGGCAGCGGAAGAGACGAGTGCCGTCGAAGTAAGTGTTAAGCCAAGTGTGCCAATCAAACGAGATGTGCTCGAGGGTAGTGAAGTGGCCAAAAAGGCGCCTAGGAATCGAAAGAAGAAAACAGACGAAAGTGAAGTGAATGAAGCGCATGAGAAGGATTTGATCAGGAGGCTGGATCAGGGAGAGGAGATAGAGTGCCGCTGTTTGAAGAAGTACAATGATCCTGAAAAGTACAAACGACACTTGAAGGTTTACCACAGCAGACAGAGGCGTTTCTGGTGCGCCATTTGTGAGTTCAAGGGCTATAGGAAGGTGGACACCATCAACCATTTGATGCAG GAACATAAGTACGAAGGCGACGTTGAGGACCTCAGCTCGCTGATCAACTTCCAACCGGTGGAGAAGCCAAAGAAAGCTGTGCCCCCTTCTCCGGCCAACAACGAGCCTATCAACTCGATCATCGAGGCTGTGAGTCGAATCTGTGATACCAGCACCACGGACATATCCTTTATGGAAGTGTCCACCGAACAAATCACAATGGACAGTACAACGTCATCGTCGGTGAATGTGACGCTTAACACCACCACAGAAGTGCCAACCCCGGAACCGTCTTCGCCCAAGAAGCGGCCAAAACGACCAACTCGCGCTCTCCGGGAATCCATATGCATTACACCGgaggaagattcctccaagaagccgACGAAACCCCCCGTCGTCCCACTGGAAGACAGTGGTAGTCCTACCTCGAGGCGACCGATCCGTAACCGGGTGAAACCCGTTAACAAGGATTTCGTGTACGACTTGACCCACTTGCTGTACAAAGAGGAAGATTTCGATAAGTTTCCTCTGGTGGATCTAATGCAAGACAAGGCTACGCATCCAAGTAAACCCCTCCAACAGCCCGATTCTAGTCGTGTTCCTCCCGTGGCCACCGTTTCCCCAAGCAAACGGGAATCCCTCAGGTCGCACGTTCCGAAACCCATTCCATCCCATCTGTACCGGGGCGCCGCCCTCAAGATGGCCACTCGGCAGGTCGAACTCGGACGGGCAGCCTTCCATCGTCCTCCGGAGCTTCCCCAGGAACGTTCCTTCATTCCCTCGCAAATGTCCCCTCCCCGCCGGATAACCAGCATTCACGATTGGCCAGTCGTCAAGAAGGATCGCAAAATCGGTTCCATCACCAAGATGCCAGAGTCCGACATCCAGATCAAACGTCGCTACGCTAAGCGAGTCTCTTCCATAGTGGACACCCTTCAGCCGGAACTGAACCGTGAAAGGCGTAAAATCATTCCCCGACGGAACAGTGTCATTCCCATGCGCCCAAGGCAGTCCGTTTCCATCGAGATCCTGAACAAGCTGAGCGCTTCCCGGACGGCTGCCGGACTGGAGGTGGTTCAGCACACCGATATCCCCCCGGTGGTGAAGTGTCCTAACGAGGCGGAACTTCGACGGGTTATCGAGGCCAACCTGAAAGACCATCGGGCGACGATGTCGCTGGCCAATCCCAACGGGACGACCGTGGAAGATTTAAACGGATCTTCGACGACGACGGCATCGGAAGAGGAAGTGATTTCGCCGAGAAAACGCATTACGCTGATGCAGCGGTTGCAGGAGAATCGGACCAAACGGATGCAG GAGCAAAACGGCATCACACCAACCAAGGAGAAGCCATCAACGCCAACGTCATCTCCCTCCTCCCCTCAACCGGGAACGTCCTCCAACGCCGCTATGCCCGGAAGGGCTCCCAGCAGCAGATCCCTCAACGTCGCCGATATGTTGCATGCCAAACTGAAACGATTTTCCTCGCATTCCTCGCATTAG
- the LOC109421993 gene encoding uncharacterized protein LOC109421993 — translation MKHQQVVPDYSAMVQTSGTVLCLVFSGWVLFRLVQAVFWLPGYLEQSQGKLYEQIERKDAAQKPSTKKAKAKDSDAEEENDDGEALVETSEEKGNDDANEREKTGNKKEN, via the exons ATGAAGCATCAACAGGTGGTTCCGGATTATTCCGCGATGGTGCAAACCTCTGGCACGGTGCTGTGTCTGGTGTTTTCCGGTTGGGTGCTTTTCAG ATTGGTGCAAGCGGTCTTCTGGCTTCCGGGCTACTTGGAGCAGTCACAGGGAAAACTGTACGAACAGATAGAGAGAAAGGATGCGGCGCAAAAACCTTCCACCAAGAAGGCCAAGGCCAAGGACTCTGACGCCGAGGAAGAAAACGACGATGGTGAAGCTTTGGTGGAGACAAGCGAAGAAAAAGGCAACGACGATGCCAATGAGCGGGAGAAAACGGGCAACAAAAAAGAAAACTAG